The Peribacillus simplex genome contains a region encoding:
- a CDS encoding IclR family transcriptional regulator has protein sequence MQAHNKTVVKSMQILTLFINHPKLTFNEMMELSNLPKTSLHRMVGSLEEMGFLTKDDDGHYSLGLIFLQFGQLVGERLDIRSIAYPIMKDLRDDVEEAVNLIVRDKDEAMYIEKVDTLHPVRLYTSIGRRSPLYAGDSRIILAYLPEEERENYLGGVQLNQIAIGTITDKTKLRHALDEARLDGYTITSSELEDYTKAVSAPILNGKGQIVAGISVAGIEARFQEDRLPELIDKVTKAAKAISVKLGSQTH, from the coding sequence ATGCAGGCACATAACAAAACCGTCGTGAAATCCATGCAAATCCTAACCCTTTTCATAAATCATCCGAAACTGACATTTAATGAAATGATGGAACTTTCCAATTTGCCGAAAACGTCGTTACACCGAATGGTGGGATCATTGGAGGAAATGGGGTTTTTAACAAAAGACGATGATGGCCATTATTCACTTGGACTGATATTCCTGCAGTTTGGCCAACTGGTAGGGGAGCGTTTGGATATCAGGTCTATCGCCTATCCCATCATGAAAGACCTTCGGGATGATGTTGAAGAAGCAGTGAATTTAATTGTGAGGGATAAGGATGAAGCGATGTATATTGAAAAGGTGGACACCCTGCATCCTGTTCGCCTATATACATCTATTGGAAGACGTTCGCCATTGTACGCTGGCGATTCTCGAATCATCTTAGCATATTTGCCAGAAGAAGAGCGGGAAAATTATTTGGGAGGCGTTCAATTAAACCAAATCGCCATTGGAACGATAACGGATAAAACTAAACTCCGTCATGCTTTGGATGAAGCGAGATTGGATGGTTACACGATAACTTCATCTGAACTTGAGGATTATACAAAAGCGGTGAGTGCACCGATACTCAATGGTAAAGGTCAAATAGTAGCCGGTATTAGTGTGGCTGGGATTGAAGCAAGATTTCAGGAAGATCGCTTGCCTGAATTGATTGACAAAGTAACGAAAGCCGCCAAGGCCATTTCCGTGAAACTGGGTTCTCAAACACATTAA
- a CDS encoding NAD(P)H-dependent amine dehydrogenase family protein — translation MTMQISEFAVFGLGPIGIEILRSAYQTNPQSIIGVVDIDPEKAGKDIGLLINEKVTNKYVVSHIQEVNNEADHPIALHATGSNAQQVWPQIKELLDHGFSVVSTCEQLSFPWHRYPLLSKEIDDYAKAKGLSVIGTGINPGYIMDTMAISFTTVLTTVNQIRVNRKVDVSKRRLPLQKKVGIGMTREEFEFLAERNKIGHVGLEESVRLIAYGLNWELSSVINTIEPTIASENMTVPLTTIKPGDVNGLHQISTGKTVDGKEISLDLTMSAGIKQEDEIVIDGNETQRLIVPNGIFGDTATAAMIINTAKQIDALRKPGLLTMADIGVPRNINQSDFVHI, via the coding sequence ATGACTATGCAAATTTCTGAATTCGCAGTATTCGGGCTGGGTCCCATCGGAATTGAAATTCTACGCAGTGCTTATCAAACGAATCCTCAATCGATTATCGGTGTTGTCGATATTGATCCCGAAAAGGCAGGAAAGGATATTGGCTTACTAATAAATGAAAAGGTAACGAACAAGTATGTAGTCTCCCATATACAGGAAGTAAATAATGAAGCTGACCACCCTATCGCCCTACATGCAACCGGTTCCAACGCACAACAAGTTTGGCCCCAGATCAAGGAGCTTCTAGATCACGGCTTTTCAGTGGTTTCCACCTGTGAACAGCTTTCCTTCCCTTGGCATCGCTACCCTTTACTTTCAAAGGAAATAGATGATTATGCCAAAGCAAAAGGCCTTAGTGTCATTGGGACCGGAATCAATCCAGGTTACATCATGGATACTATGGCCATTTCTTTTACAACAGTATTGACCACGGTTAACCAAATCAGGGTCAATCGCAAAGTTGATGTTTCGAAAAGGCGCCTCCCCTTACAAAAAAAGGTCGGAATCGGGATGACCAGAGAAGAGTTTGAATTTTTAGCTGAACGGAATAAAATTGGGCATGTAGGACTTGAGGAGTCTGTTAGGTTAATCGCTTATGGGCTGAATTGGGAACTTTCAAGTGTTATCAATACCATTGAACCAACGATTGCAAGCGAAAATATGACCGTTCCGCTAACTACCATAAAACCAGGGGATGTTAATGGGCTTCATCAAATCTCAACGGGCAAGACCGTGGACGGAAAGGAAATTTCCTTGGATTTAACGATGTCTGCAGGTATTAAACAAGAAGATGAAATCGTTATTGATGGGAACGAAACCCAAAGGTTGATTGTTCCCAACGGAATTTTTGGAGATACCGCAACCGCTGCGATGATTATCAATACCGCTAAGCAAATTGATGCCCTCCGTAAACCAGGTTTACTTACAATGGCTGACATCGGGGTGCCGAGAAATATAAATCAATCTGACTTTGTGCATATTTAA
- a CDS encoding MFS transporter: MLQGQKRWLYIAIPIFFFWFFGQIDKVGISVIQTDPGFLSDLGLIGPDKNAKIGLISFIFMISYSCSNIFWGVIIDKLGARKTAVLGLLVWTATMVMGGLSTSYEMFLISRVILGIGEGMMIPISGKFISNWFNKRELGRAQSFWITGNYLGPAIGTVMLILIISTFHWQAAFFALAAFNLFINIPMFLFLTRNTPEEHPRMSKEEVSYIRQKDEADVVQSKQFFAKDYRYWIVWFGNLMSSFLFFGISIWLPTYLVEAKGFEREAMTGITSLSWLFALGFVLAGGFLADKTKRPSLLATILFILTAVFLTIAVIAPNPIFAGVSMGLAMGTQGGMFHLTNFFIIKFSTPETAGRAAGLMGFTNIMGGFSSYIMGWSRDLSGGDFGPSIAMLIVAATLGFVAYLFMIKQEVTEYHLSNATGNKLTL, encoded by the coding sequence ATGTTACAAGGTCAAAAAAGATGGTTGTACATTGCGATTCCTATTTTTTTCTTCTGGTTTTTCGGCCAGATTGATAAAGTAGGTATCTCTGTTATCCAAACCGATCCCGGATTCTTAAGTGATCTTGGTTTAATTGGCCCGGATAAAAATGCGAAAATTGGCTTGATCTCCTTTATATTCATGATTTCATACTCCTGTTCGAACATTTTTTGGGGAGTTATTATCGACAAGTTAGGGGCAAGGAAAACAGCAGTTTTAGGTTTACTGGTATGGACAGCGACAATGGTCATGGGAGGGCTGTCCACTTCATACGAAATGTTCTTAATTAGTAGGGTCATCCTCGGAATTGGGGAAGGTATGATGATCCCGATATCGGGTAAATTCATCTCGAATTGGTTTAATAAACGAGAGCTTGGAAGGGCACAGTCATTCTGGATTACTGGAAACTACCTTGGCCCGGCAATTGGTACCGTTATGCTCATTCTAATTATTTCAACGTTTCATTGGCAGGCCGCGTTCTTTGCTCTCGCCGCCTTTAACTTGTTTATAAATATTCCAATGTTCCTGTTTTTGACTCGTAATACGCCAGAAGAACATCCACGCATGAGTAAAGAAGAAGTCTCCTATATTCGCCAAAAAGACGAAGCGGATGTTGTTCAGTCGAAGCAATTCTTCGCAAAGGATTATCGTTATTGGATTGTTTGGTTCGGCAATTTGATGTCGTCCTTTCTTTTCTTTGGAATCAGTATTTGGCTGCCTACATATCTTGTTGAGGCCAAAGGCTTTGAAAGGGAAGCAATGACTGGCATTACTTCATTATCGTGGCTATTCGCGCTTGGATTTGTCCTGGCTGGCGGATTTCTGGCGGACAAAACGAAGCGCCCGAGTTTGCTTGCGACGATTCTGTTCATACTGACAGCTGTATTTTTGACAATCGCTGTCATTGCACCAAATCCTATTTTTGCCGGCGTTTCCATGGGGCTCGCAATGGGAACTCAGGGTGGAATGTTCCATCTAACCAATTTCTTCATCATCAAATTTTCAACACCTGAAACAGCGGGCCGCGCAGCCGGTTTAATGGGGTTCACAAATATTATGGGTGGATTTTCAAGCTATATTATGGGGTGGAGCCGCGATTTGTCCGGCGGTGATTTTGGTCCCTCCATTGCCATGCTGATCGTAGCAGCCACTCTCGGGTTTGTGGCGTACTTGTTTATGATTAAACAAGAAGTTACCGAATATCACCTAAGTAATGCTACAGGAAACAAACTAACTTTATAA
- a CDS encoding SDR family NAD(P)-dependent oxidoreductase yields the protein MGMALKDKVVLITGGASGIGEAVTRRFLQEGAKVSIIGRSIDTLAKMKEEFGENILTYQGDVSKYEDNEQAVQATVEQFGKLDVFVANAGVFDGFAKFADVTPEALSEAYDFLLDINVKGSFFGAKAALEELKKTNGNIIFTVSGASFYPDGGGVWYTASKHAQIGLMRQLAFELSPSIRVNAVAPGGTLTALTVIPPLRPFVKIVDNDTKASSIKKRNILQLAQMPEDHVAAYVLLASDESRAITGEIISSDGGLSVRGLG from the coding sequence ATGGGCATGGCCTTAAAAGATAAAGTCGTATTGATTACAGGGGGAGCTTCTGGAATAGGGGAAGCTGTCACACGCCGTTTTCTACAAGAAGGAGCAAAAGTGAGCATTATCGGCCGCTCCATAGACACGTTAGCGAAAATGAAAGAAGAATTTGGTGAAAATATCCTTACTTATCAGGGAGATGTAAGCAAATACGAAGACAATGAGCAAGCGGTCCAAGCTACTGTTGAGCAATTCGGAAAGTTAGATGTTTTCGTTGCGAATGCAGGCGTGTTCGATGGATTTGCCAAATTTGCCGATGTGACTCCTGAGGCGCTTTCCGAAGCGTATGATTTCCTTCTTGACATTAACGTAAAAGGCTCTTTTTTCGGGGCTAAAGCCGCTCTTGAAGAACTGAAAAAAACAAATGGTAATATTATTTTTACCGTATCCGGTGCAAGTTTTTATCCAGATGGCGGCGGTGTTTGGTACACAGCGAGCAAACACGCCCAAATTGGATTGATGCGCCAGCTTGCGTTCGAACTATCTCCTTCCATCCGGGTAAATGCGGTAGCCCCAGGGGGGACATTGACAGCACTCACGGTGATTCCACCGCTGCGCCCATTTGTGAAAATCGTCGATAATGATACGAAAGCAAGCAGCATTAAAAAACGGAATATTCTTCAACTTGCCCAGATGCCGGAAGATCACGTAGCGGCGTATGTACTGTTAGCTTCTGACGAATCACGCGCGATCACCGGTGAAATCATTTCCAGCGACGGCGGATTGTCAGTTCGAGGACTTGGCTAA
- a CDS encoding alpha/beta fold hydrolase: protein MPYVKVEDLSIHYEIEGNGEPLVLLHGMSNNSQSWKEQIQGLKEHYTVIAWDAPGYGESSDPAEEFRNFKEFARILNGMMDQLKLEKIHLLGHSMGAAIAIEYCCLYPDKINKLILADSTRGAAALTPEENETKLKNRLFSIGNLSTEEIAEKRIQALLSPHASEKVHKRVKEIMTQIRPAGYRSVAYSLYHLNQMESLSHIDVPVLVICGELDTVTPIKESEAIHEELINSRLVIIPEGGHLCYQENPRKFNSSILEFLNDIE, encoded by the coding sequence ATGCCATACGTAAAAGTAGAAGATTTAAGTATACATTATGAAATAGAAGGTAATGGAGAACCTTTAGTTTTATTACATGGTATGAGCAATAATTCACAGTCATGGAAGGAACAGATCCAGGGATTAAAGGAGCATTATACAGTAATTGCATGGGATGCCCCGGGTTATGGGGAAAGTTCAGATCCAGCAGAAGAATTTAGAAATTTTAAAGAGTTTGCGCGTATTCTGAATGGCATGATGGATCAGCTAAAGTTGGAAAAAATCCATCTGCTCGGCCATTCAATGGGAGCGGCAATTGCGATAGAGTACTGTTGCCTGTACCCTGATAAGATTAATAAATTAATATTGGCCGATTCGACAAGAGGGGCTGCTGCTCTAACCCCGGAAGAGAACGAGACGAAATTGAAAAATCGATTATTTTCAATTGGAAACCTTTCTACTGAGGAGATAGCGGAAAAGAGGATACAAGCACTACTTTCCCCCCATGCTTCAGAAAAAGTCCATAAACGAGTAAAAGAGATTATGACACAGATAAGACCAGCAGGATATCGTTCGGTAGCATATTCACTTTATCATCTAAATCAAATGGAATCGTTATCTCATATAGATGTTCCTGTTCTTGTAATTTGTGGCGAGTTGGATACTGTAACTCCTATAAAGGAGTCGGAAGCAATTCATGAAGAGTTAATAAACTCCCGTCTAGTGATAATTCCAGAAGGCGGTCATCTTTGTTATCAGGAAAATCCTAGAAAGTTTAATTCGAGCATTTTGGAATTTTTGAACGATATCGAGTAA
- a CDS encoding ferredoxin, protein MANYTIVDKETCIACGACGASAPDIYDYDEEGIAFVILDNNVGAAIIPEELEEDMIDASEGCPTDSIKVAQVSFDGNPNKFE, encoded by the coding sequence ATGGCTAATTATACAATCGTGGATAAAGAAACTTGTATTGCTTGCGGAGCTTGTGGTGCTTCAGCTCCGGATATTTATGATTACGATGAAGAAGGTATTGCGTTTGTCATATTGGATAATAATGTTGGGGCAGCGATCATACCTGAAGAACTCGAGGAAGATATGATAGATGCTTCAGAAGGATGTCCAACCGATTCTATAAAAGTGGCTCAAGTATCCTTTGATGGTAACCCTAATAAATTTGAATAA
- a CDS encoding NAD(P)/FAD-dependent oxidoreductase gives MTEDKKVYDITIIGGGPVGLFTAFYGGMRQAKVKILESLPQLGGQLSALYPEKFIYDIAGFPKVRAQELIENLKEQMKVFEPTICLEEAVEQMEKQADGTFKITTNLDTHFSKSVIITAGNGAFQPRKLELEDSAQFENKNLHYFVNDMNRFKGRKVAILGGGDSAVDWALMLEPIAKKVTLIHRRDKFRAHEHSVEKLVNSSVEVKTPYIPSELVGADQITQIVLEHTKTQQKEVVDVDDLIINYGFVSSLGAIKEWGLNINKNAIIVNSKQETNISGIYAAGDICTYDGKVKLIASGFGEGPTAVNNAKAYIDPMAKVQPLHSTSLFG, from the coding sequence TTGACAGAAGATAAGAAGGTCTATGACATAACAATTATTGGCGGCGGCCCAGTTGGCTTGTTTACAGCGTTCTATGGCGGAATGAGGCAAGCAAAGGTAAAAATCCTTGAAAGTCTTCCTCAATTGGGAGGACAGCTTTCGGCTCTTTATCCCGAAAAATTCATTTATGATATAGCTGGATTTCCAAAAGTAAGGGCGCAGGAATTGATAGAGAATTTAAAAGAACAAATGAAAGTATTCGAACCAACCATTTGTCTTGAAGAAGCGGTTGAACAGATGGAAAAGCAAGCAGACGGAACATTTAAGATCACCACAAACCTCGATACTCATTTTTCTAAATCAGTTATCATTACTGCTGGAAATGGAGCCTTTCAACCCCGTAAACTGGAATTGGAAGATTCGGCACAGTTCGAAAATAAGAATTTGCATTATTTCGTGAATGATATGAACCGATTTAAAGGAAGAAAAGTGGCGATTCTAGGCGGTGGGGATTCTGCTGTTGATTGGGCCCTTATGTTAGAGCCGATTGCAAAAAAGGTAACATTGATACACAGAAGGGATAAATTCCGTGCCCATGAACATAGTGTAGAAAAATTAGTGAATTCCTCTGTTGAGGTCAAAACACCTTATATTCCCTCCGAATTGGTTGGAGCAGATCAAATTACTCAAATTGTTTTAGAACATACAAAGACTCAACAAAAAGAAGTGGTTGACGTAGATGACTTAATTATTAATTACGGCTTTGTCTCTTCTCTTGGAGCGATTAAAGAATGGGGTCTAAACATCAATAAAAATGCAATTATCGTTAATTCCAAACAAGAAACGAACATTTCAGGCATTTACGCGGCCGGGGATATTTGTACGTATGATGGAAAGGTTAAATTAATTGCTTCCGGATTTGGAGAGGGTCCTACGGCAGTTAATAATGCCAAAGCCTATATTGATCCCATGGCGAAAGTTCAGCCGTTGCATAGTACTTCCTTATTTGGTTGA
- the iadA gene encoding beta-aspartyl-peptidase, translated as MLTLIKNGEIYSPNYLGRKDVLITNDKIAFIDDRIEIPDNFAPIHIIDATNLLVVPGFIDSHVHIIGGGGEGGFKTRTPELMLTDITTSGITTLVGLLGTDGTTRRMESLLAKARALEEEGISCFIHTGSYQVPVKTLTGKIEDDLIFIDKIIGVGEIAISDHRSSEPTFEELTKIAAAARNGGILSGKAGILEVHVGDGGGELSLLHAIADKTNIPIRQLHPTHINRNEELFKAGIDYAKRGGYVDFTTSTIPQFLDDGEVKCSIALRMMLEEGIPVGHITFSSDGQASLPFFNTHGEYAGLQVGKVSSLYQEVRDSVLEEGIPLETALKVITTNPAQVLKLSNKGSIQTGKDADIVLLQKETLAISTVMARGQVMVEKGVPLIKGTFE; from the coding sequence TTGCTTACTTTAATCAAAAATGGCGAGATATACTCACCCAATTACTTAGGACGGAAAGACGTTTTGATCACAAATGATAAAATTGCATTCATCGATGACAGAATCGAGATTCCTGACAACTTTGCTCCTATTCATATCATTGATGCGACCAACCTTCTAGTTGTTCCAGGTTTCATAGATTCACATGTTCATATTATTGGCGGAGGCGGTGAGGGCGGATTCAAAACCCGCACCCCCGAGCTGATGCTTACGGATATTACGACTTCCGGTATTACAACCCTGGTCGGCTTGCTCGGTACGGACGGAACTACGCGTAGAATGGAAAGCCTGCTTGCCAAGGCCCGGGCGCTTGAAGAAGAGGGTATTTCCTGCTTCATTCATACAGGTTCCTACCAAGTGCCAGTAAAAACATTGACAGGAAAAATCGAAGATGACCTAATTTTCATCGACAAAATCATCGGTGTCGGGGAGATTGCCATCTCCGACCATAGATCATCTGAACCCACTTTTGAAGAATTGACCAAAATCGCCGCAGCGGCACGCAACGGCGGTATTCTGTCAGGAAAAGCAGGTATTTTAGAAGTTCATGTAGGAGATGGGGGTGGCGAGCTCTCGTTGTTACATGCTATTGCTGATAAAACCAACATTCCGATTCGGCAGCTCCATCCGACACATATCAACCGAAATGAAGAATTATTCAAGGCGGGGATTGATTACGCTAAGCGCGGCGGTTACGTAGACTTTACAACAAGCACCATCCCTCAGTTTCTGGATGATGGCGAAGTGAAGTGCAGCATTGCCTTGCGGATGATGCTTGAAGAAGGGATACCAGTCGGACACATAACCTTCTCTTCTGACGGACAGGCCAGCCTTCCGTTTTTCAACACACATGGGGAGTATGCAGGCCTTCAAGTGGGAAAAGTATCTTCGCTATATCAGGAAGTGCGTGATTCTGTTTTAGAAGAAGGAATCCCCCTTGAAACGGCACTGAAGGTCATCACCACGAATCCCGCACAAGTGCTGAAACTATCAAACAAGGGCAGTATCCAAACCGGGAAGGATGCAGATATCGTACTATTGCAAAAGGAAACTTTGGCAATTAGCACTGTAATGGCAAGAGGACAAGTTATGGTAGAAAAGGGTGTTCCGTTGATAAAAGGAACATTTGAATGA
- a CDS encoding YfcC family protein, whose amino-acid sequence MSRLEEKAVLLETAGEKERKINVFVLLLCILAIATLFTYILPAGEYTRIEADGRTTVDATSFKWIESAPVELFDMIKAIHTGMVEAGNIIFFLLIIGGFFGVLRATGTVDVLIATMARKLATREKLLIPVVMLFFAVGGSLMGMAEETLAYLPLIIPLALALGFDTITGTAIVIVGALSGFTTAIMNPFTVGLAQGIAELPMFSGIGLRLILFIIVYLVSVFYIHRYAMKVKKNPSIGIYGKYTKEESKKLLQSSVKLTARHKFILGSFLINYVVLAFGVIKFQWYMTEIAALFIILTIVIGIIGKLSADHIVSSFTNGSAALLGGALIIGVSRAILVVLNEGHIVDPMLHQISEAIQHIPAYLSVAGMYSFQTLIHFILASGTGHAMLTMPIMVPLADLLDITRQTAVLSFSFADGIGNMIFPTATTLMAGLAIAGIPWTKWAKWILPLVLIQYLIGLIAVIMAHFIGYGPF is encoded by the coding sequence ATGAGCCGATTAGAAGAGAAAGCTGTTTTGCTGGAAACAGCGGGGGAAAAAGAGAGAAAAATCAATGTTTTTGTATTGCTGCTCTGCATTCTCGCAATAGCAACCCTATTTACTTACATTTTGCCGGCCGGGGAATATACCCGGATCGAAGCAGATGGACGGACAACTGTTGACGCCACTTCTTTTAAATGGATAGAATCTGCACCAGTGGAATTGTTCGATATGATAAAAGCTATTCACACAGGAATGGTTGAAGCTGGTAATATCATCTTTTTCTTGTTGATTATTGGAGGGTTTTTCGGTGTTTTAAGAGCAACAGGGACGGTTGATGTGCTTATCGCCACAATGGCTAGGAAGTTGGCGACACGTGAAAAGCTATTAATTCCTGTCGTGATGTTGTTTTTTGCTGTAGGCGGTTCCTTAATGGGAATGGCGGAAGAAACACTAGCATATCTTCCTCTTATCATTCCGCTGGCATTGGCTCTAGGATTCGATACAATTACAGGAACCGCCATCGTCATTGTTGGGGCATTGTCCGGGTTCACGACTGCCATCATGAATCCATTCACAGTAGGGCTTGCGCAAGGAATTGCAGAATTGCCGATGTTCTCAGGAATAGGGTTGCGCCTTATTTTATTTATTATCGTCTACCTTGTTTCAGTTTTTTATATCCATCGTTACGCAATGAAGGTAAAGAAAAATCCTTCCATCGGAATCTATGGAAAATATACAAAAGAAGAATCGAAAAAACTGCTGCAATCAAGCGTGAAGTTAACGGCGAGACATAAGTTCATCTTAGGCAGTTTCTTAATTAACTATGTCGTCTTGGCGTTTGGGGTCATCAAGTTCCAATGGTACATGACAGAAATCGCTGCCTTATTCATTATATTGACAATTGTCATTGGAATCATCGGAAAATTGTCTGCGGATCACATCGTCAGCTCCTTTACCAATGGATCTGCAGCCTTGCTGGGCGGTGCTTTGATTATTGGCGTATCACGCGCCATTCTTGTTGTATTGAATGAGGGACATATCGTTGACCCCATGCTCCATCAAATATCTGAAGCTATTCAGCATATTCCGGCCTATTTAAGCGTTGCCGGCATGTACAGCTTCCAAACTCTCATTCATTTTATACTAGCTTCCGGCACCGGTCATGCGATGTTGACTATGCCAATTATGGTCCCTCTCGCAGACTTATTGGATATTACACGTCAAACTGCGGTGTTGTCTTTCTCTTTTGCGGACGGAATTGGAAATATGATTTTCCCGACCGCAACCACCTTGATGGCGGGCTTGGCAATTGCAGGCATACCTTGGACAAAATGGGCGAAGTGGATCCTGCCCCTGGTACTCATTCAATATCTCATCGGATTAATAGCCGTAATCATGGCTCACTTCATCGGATATGGTCCATTCTGA